Proteins from a single region of Desulfobacter postgatei 2ac9:
- a CDS encoding cyclic nucleotide-binding domain-containing protein, translating to MKPNDRQNAAGPPQEKYARYAHVLQKTKWAREFSWEHTKKICFYIEPVIAKPGAIVFKEGDTDKSLGIIVKGAIDIIKENTRITTLTSSQTFGEMALIDGEPRSASGIAVKETVIFFMTQDNLIRLTQDDPQLGVQLLWKISKLISQRLRQTTGMLVDYMGEY from the coding sequence ATGAAACCTAATGATCGGCAGAATGCAGCTGGCCCGCCCCAGGAAAAATATGCCAGATATGCCCATGTACTCCAGAAAACAAAATGGGCCAGGGAATTCTCCTGGGAACATACCAAAAAAATATGTTTCTATATTGAACCGGTGATAGCTAAACCGGGTGCCATCGTGTTCAAGGAAGGGGATACGGACAAAAGCCTGGGAATTATCGTCAAGGGTGCCATTGACATTATTAAGGAAAACACCCGGATCACCACCCTGACCAGTTCCCAGACTTTTGGCGAAATGGCCTTGATCGACGGTGAGCCACGCTCTGCCTCGGGCATCGCCGTAAAAGAAACCGTAATTTTTTTCATGACCCAGGACAATCTGATTCGCCTGACCCAGGACGATCCACAATTAGGGGTCCAACTGCTGTGGAAAATCTCCAAGCTTATCAGTCAGCGGTTACGTCAGACCACAGGGATGCTTGTGGATTATATGGGAGAATATTAA
- a CDS encoding reverse transcriptase domain-containing protein yields MEDTQRSQTTSEQNRKSVEQTTHNNQNRLADEDKPPVLVGEASLQKIAGMARENPEMVFTAVAHRINLPLLHEAHRRIKKGKSIGVDEVSASEYAVELDKNLYNLHQRLSRGQYVATPVKRIWIEKDNGKMRPIGIPAFEDKIVQKAVEMILSAIYEPNFYDFSHGFRAGHSQHMAIKQLRESCIECNSNWIVSADITGLFDNIDHGHLREFIKQRVNDGGIIRLLGKWLKAGVMEEENTTIQNPARHKAGSYLPY; encoded by the coding sequence ATGGAAGACACACAGAGGTCACAAACCACATCAGAACAGAACCGTAAAAGTGTGGAACAGACCACTCACAACAACCAGAACCGTTTAGCAGACGAGGATAAACCTCCGGTGCTTGTTGGGGAAGCATCTTTGCAAAAGATTGCCGGTATGGCAAGAGAGAATCCAGAAATGGTATTCACAGCAGTGGCACACAGAATAAACCTGCCATTACTGCATGAAGCCCACCGAAGGATTAAGAAAGGCAAGTCCATCGGTGTTGATGAAGTATCAGCCTCAGAATATGCGGTTGAGCTTGATAAAAACCTCTATAATCTACATCAGCGACTGAGCAGAGGTCAGTACGTTGCAACACCAGTGAAAAGAATATGGATAGAGAAAGACAACGGCAAAATGCGTCCAATCGGTATACCGGCATTTGAGGATAAGATTGTCCAAAAAGCTGTAGAGATGATACTGAGCGCTATATACGAGCCAAATTTCTATGACTTTTCTCATGGCTTTCGAGCCGGACACAGCCAGCACATGGCAATAAAGCAGCTGCGGGAAAGTTGCATAGAGTGTAACAGCAACTGGATTGTGAGTGCAGATATTACAGGATTATTTGATAACATTGACCACGGCCATCTAAGGGAATTCATAAAGCAACGGGTCAATGATGGTGGAATCATCCGGCTATTGGGAAAGTGGTTGAAAGCAGGTGTAATGGAAGAAGAAAATACTACCATTCAGAATCCGGCACGCCACAAGGCGGGGTCATATCTCCCGTACTGA
- a CDS encoding substrate-binding domain-containing protein — MIHLKQKYCSLSVFVLTLIFFYFTIAACSAAITIGGTGNALGTMKWIAQAYQEANPDVQITLLPSIGSSGAIKAVPKGAIQIGLSARPLKDAELEKGLVAVEYARTPTVFAVSNRTKIDAVTQTQLVDIYKGVLKQWPDGSTIRPIIRQAGDDNTKQIKALSPELKKAVEIAENQQGFLFASTDQEAVDKIENTPGSIGVTSLALLISEKRELRALTLDGVEPNIQSCIAGDYPIIKRFYFILPKERSAQVDAFLEFVFSEKGSDILKQNGNYPAQ; from the coding sequence ATGATTCATTTAAAACAAAAATACTGTTCCTTGTCCGTATTCGTTTTAACACTTATATTTTTTTATTTCACTATAGCTGCATGCTCAGCTGCCATAACAATAGGTGGAACCGGTAATGCCCTTGGCACAATGAAATGGATTGCCCAAGCATATCAAGAAGCAAATCCAGACGTTCAAATTACATTACTGCCAAGTATCGGAAGCAGCGGTGCCATAAAAGCAGTCCCTAAAGGCGCTATTCAGATCGGCCTCAGTGCCCGGCCTTTAAAAGATGCTGAGTTGGAAAAAGGACTTGTTGCCGTTGAATACGCCCGTACACCAACGGTTTTTGCCGTATCAAACAGGACAAAAATTGATGCCGTCACACAAACACAACTCGTGGACATTTATAAAGGTGTTTTAAAACAATGGCCGGACGGCTCCACCATTCGTCCCATTATCCGCCAGGCCGGAGACGATAATACCAAACAGATAAAAGCCCTTTCTCCTGAACTAAAAAAAGCGGTAGAGATTGCCGAAAACCAGCAGGGATTTCTTTTCGCTTCAACGGATCAAGAAGCGGTGGACAAGATTGAGAACACACCCGGCAGCATCGGGGTGACATCTTTGGCTTTGCTTATTTCTGAAAAAAGAGAGCTTCGCGCATTAACACTTGACGGTGTGGAGCCTAACATTCAGTCCTGCATTGCAGGTGATTATCCGATTATCAAACGGTTTTACTTTATTCTTCCAAAGGAGCGCTCTGCTCAAGTCGATGCATTCCTTGAGTTTGTTTTTTCTGAAAAAGGGTCCGATATTTTAAAACAAAACGGCAATTATCCGGCTCAATAA
- a CDS encoding reverse transcriptase domain-containing protein, whose translation MVESRCNGRRKYYHSESGTPQGGVISPVLSNIFLHNVLDDWFVKEVQPRMKGRSFIIRFADDCVPRRQTLLQ comes from the coding sequence GTGGTTGAAAGCAGGTGTAATGGAAGAAGAAAATACTACCATTCAGAATCCGGCACGCCACAAGGCGGGGTCATATCTCCCGTACTGAGCAACATCTTTCTTCACAACGTGCTGGACGACTGGTTTGTTAAGGAAGTCCAGCCAAGAATGAAAGGTCGAAGTTTTATTATCAGGTTTGCTGATGATTGTGTGCCACGAAGGCAGACACTGTTGCAATAA
- a CDS encoding EAL domain-containing protein: protein MTPSIPDKLDKLLLHLSLTISIVVVFGLPAVSAFIAYSDLSKELTFKARIKANAQKEMITTLPQTWMFAENRMQGILAREPVLLENEFVQIFDDQGNELTSAGEPIKGRFIQRSYPLYDLYRIVGKVVVSTSLSHVIHNTLVSSVLGLFMGSLVLLVLWFLPVKKLRRLSTELSEEKQQAEVTLQSIHDGVLRTDKKGSLVYLNPAAEKLIGRSFYELNRKAISEILTLIDEQTNSEVESALYKAINTKRSASCQGRCSLISHDNRTIAVEEQAVPLLDNSGKLIGGVLCLSDVTIFRKRLKQQSWQASHDSLTGLINRREFEERVAKAIERAQVEKRSGLLCFMDLDGFKIVNDTCGHNAGDELLIQLSRIISAQVRTSDSVARLGGDEFGLLLDGCDEERGRIIANSILSAVKNFHFFYNGKSNTVGISIGMTSVTSRSRKAKDVMSEADSACYWAKESGRHRLCIFQDNKAELTARRNEVSWVERIKSALEEDRFSLYYQTFQTLSDRTGPRQHLEILLRLVSESGELIPPGRFFPAAERYNLMPQIDQWVINKVFSEFHNIRADHGDSGLMVNINLSGASINCLELCDFIKAKITQYNIDTTSICFEITETVAVRNLRAATDFINECKQIGIQFAIDDFGTGANFFSYLKNIPVDYLKIDGSFVKNIEQDEVDRAMTETINRIGHLLGKITIAEFAENQPIIDILNEIGVDFAQGFGVCKPMPLIKT, encoded by the coding sequence ATGACTCCTTCCATCCCGGATAAGCTTGATAAACTGCTCCTCCATCTATCCTTGACCATATCCATAGTTGTGGTCTTCGGCCTTCCGGCAGTTTCCGCTTTTATTGCATATAGTGATTTATCAAAAGAACTCACTTTCAAGGCTCGGATCAAAGCCAATGCGCAAAAAGAAATGATCACAACACTTCCGCAAACATGGATGTTTGCAGAAAACCGGATGCAGGGAATCCTTGCCCGGGAACCCGTTCTATTGGAAAACGAATTTGTGCAGATTTTCGATGATCAAGGAAATGAACTGACTTCAGCCGGGGAACCCATAAAGGGCCGTTTTATACAGCGAAGCTACCCGCTCTATGATCTATATCGGATCGTAGGAAAGGTTGTTGTGAGTACGAGCCTTTCCCATGTCATTCACAACACTTTGGTCAGCAGTGTTCTTGGGTTGTTTATGGGGTCCTTAGTTTTGCTGGTACTCTGGTTCCTCCCGGTTAAAAAACTTCGTCGACTTTCCACTGAATTGTCTGAAGAAAAACAACAGGCAGAGGTTACACTCCAGTCAATTCATGACGGCGTCCTCCGTACGGATAAAAAAGGAAGCCTTGTCTATCTTAATCCTGCTGCAGAGAAACTCATTGGCCGTTCATTTTACGAATTAAACAGGAAAGCCATATCTGAAATTCTGACACTAATTGACGAGCAAACCAATTCAGAAGTTGAGAGTGCACTCTACAAGGCAATTAATACAAAAAGATCTGCCTCCTGCCAAGGGCGCTGTTCTCTTATTTCCCATGACAATCGAACAATAGCTGTGGAAGAGCAGGCCGTTCCCTTACTGGATAACAGCGGAAAATTGATTGGCGGCGTACTCTGTTTGAGCGATGTCACCATTTTTCGTAAACGACTGAAACAACAATCCTGGCAGGCATCCCACGATTCATTGACCGGGCTGATTAATCGCCGTGAATTTGAGGAAAGGGTTGCAAAGGCAATTGAGCGGGCTCAAGTTGAGAAAAGATCAGGGTTGCTTTGTTTTATGGATCTTGACGGATTTAAAATTGTTAATGACACCTGTGGTCATAATGCCGGAGATGAACTGCTTATACAATTATCACGGATCATAAGCGCTCAGGTTCGGACCAGTGATTCAGTGGCACGTCTTGGCGGAGATGAATTCGGCCTTCTCCTGGACGGATGCGATGAAGAACGCGGCCGGATAATCGCCAACAGTATTCTTAGCGCCGTCAAAAATTTCCATTTTTTTTATAATGGCAAAAGTAATACCGTTGGGATAAGCATCGGTATGACATCTGTCACCAGCAGGAGTCGTAAGGCCAAGGATGTTATGAGTGAAGCTGATTCGGCCTGTTATTGGGCAAAAGAATCCGGCCGCCACCGCCTTTGTATTTTTCAGGACAATAAGGCGGAGTTGACAGCCAGGCGAAATGAAGTCAGTTGGGTGGAACGTATAAAATCCGCACTGGAGGAAGATCGCTTCTCTCTTTACTATCAGACGTTCCAGACATTGAGCGATCGTACCGGCCCCCGACAGCATCTGGAAATTCTTTTACGATTGGTGTCTGAGAGTGGGGAGCTTATCCCGCCCGGTCGTTTCTTTCCTGCTGCCGAGCGGTATAACTTAATGCCACAGATTGATCAGTGGGTGATCAATAAAGTTTTTTCAGAATTTCATAATATACGTGCTGATCATGGAGATTCCGGCCTGATGGTGAACATCAACCTTTCAGGAGCTTCAATCAACTGTCTTGAGTTATGCGATTTCATAAAGGCAAAAATTACCCAATACAACATTGATACGACATCTATCTGCTTTGAAATAACTGAAACGGTTGCTGTAAGAAATCTGCGTGCCGCAACAGATTTCATAAATGAATGTAAGCAAATTGGTATCCAATTTGCTATTGATGACTTTGGCACCGGTGCAAACTTTTTTAGTTATTTGAAAAACATACCGGTTGACTATTTGAAGATTGACGGCAGCTTTGTAAAAAACATTGAACAGGATGAGGTGGACAGGGCAATGACTGAAACAATTAATCGAATTGGACATCTTCTGGGAAAAATTACCATTGCTGAATTCGCTGAAAACCAACCCATCATTGACATATTGAATGAAATTGGTGTTGATTTTGCCCAAGGGTTTGGTGTTTGCAAACCCATGCCCCTGATTAAAACATAG
- a CDS encoding peptide chain release factor 3 gives MTNPIDNKIDKTLLPEIKKRRTFGIISHPDAGKTTLTEKLLLFGGAIQQAGAVKSRKAARAATSDFLSIEQERGISVSSSVMKFNYKDYEINLLDTPGHKDFSEDTYRVLTAVDCAVMIIDSAKGVEPQTQKLMEVCRMRNTPIITFINKLDREGLEPLDLFQEIEDKLQIECVPLTWPIGMGKRFKGVYNLEEQQLGIFTPGYTPKNDDGVLIKDLDDPMLDEMIGESLAHQLREDVALLSVAAEPFDIDLYLNGTQTPVFFGSAINNFGVREMLDAFVRIAPCPGMRPTATRDVDPAEAAFSGFTFKIQANMDPEHRDRIAFFRICSGKFTKGMKVRHHRIGKDIKIANATIFMAQERSNVEEAYPGDIIGIHNHGTIKIGDTFTTKEPLKFLGIPSFAPEHFRRVLLKDPLKAKSLTKGLTQLAEEGTIQVFRPLHGNMHIIGAVGVLQFDVTMARLKAEYNVNAGYEPIDLSVARWVECENESYFNDFIRRNESSLARDAEGRLTFMTTSEYQLGFTKEDWPDIEFHKTREHNE, from the coding sequence ATGACAAATCCCATAGATAATAAAATAGACAAGACATTATTACCGGAGATAAAAAAACGCAGAACATTCGGTATTATCAGCCATCCGGATGCCGGCAAAACAACGCTGACGGAAAAACTGCTGTTGTTCGGTGGTGCCATCCAGCAGGCCGGTGCCGTAAAATCCAGAAAAGCGGCCCGGGCCGCCACCTCCGATTTTTTATCCATTGAGCAGGAAAGAGGTATTTCCGTCTCGTCTTCCGTAATGAAGTTTAATTATAAAGATTACGAAATCAATCTTCTGGACACCCCGGGACATAAGGATTTCAGTGAGGATACCTACCGGGTGCTCACTGCGGTTGACTGTGCCGTGATGATCATTGACTCTGCCAAAGGGGTGGAACCTCAGACCCAGAAGCTGATGGAAGTATGCCGGATGCGCAACACGCCGATTATCACTTTTATCAACAAACTGGACCGTGAGGGGCTTGAACCCCTTGATCTTTTTCAGGAGATTGAGGATAAGCTGCAAATTGAGTGCGTACCTTTGACCTGGCCCATCGGCATGGGCAAGCGGTTTAAAGGGGTGTATAATCTGGAAGAACAGCAGTTGGGAATTTTTACACCGGGATACACCCCTAAAAATGACGACGGGGTATTGATTAAGGACCTTGATGACCCCATGCTGGATGAAATGATCGGGGAGAGCCTGGCCCATCAATTGCGCGAGGATGTGGCACTCCTTTCCGTGGCTGCAGAGCCCTTTGATATTGATCTCTATCTCAACGGTACCCAGACCCCGGTGTTTTTCGGGTCCGCCATCAATAACTTCGGGGTCCGTGAGATGCTGGACGCATTTGTCCGGATTGCACCATGCCCCGGAATGCGGCCCACAGCGACCCGGGATGTGGACCCGGCAGAAGCTGCTTTTTCAGGGTTCACATTTAAAATTCAGGCCAATATGGATCCCGAGCACAGGGACCGAATCGCATTTTTCAGGATCTGTTCGGGAAAATTCACCAAAGGCATGAAGGTGCGGCACCACCGCATTGGAAAAGATATCAAAATTGCCAATGCCACTATCTTCATGGCCCAGGAGCGTTCCAATGTGGAAGAGGCATATCCGGGGGATATTATCGGCATTCATAACCACGGCACCATCAAGATCGGGGATACCTTTACCACCAAAGAACCCTTGAAATTTTTGGGCATTCCAAGTTTTGCCCCGGAACATTTCAGGCGCGTGCTGCTTAAAGACCCTTTGAAAGCCAAGTCTCTGACAAAGGGGCTGACCCAACTGGCGGAAGAGGGTACCATTCAGGTCTTCCGCCCTTTGCATGGCAACATGCACATCATCGGTGCCGTGGGTGTACTCCAGTTTGACGTAACCATGGCACGGCTGAAGGCTGAGTATAATGTCAATGCAGGATACGAGCCCATTGACCTGTCCGTGGCCCGATGGGTGGAATGCGAAAACGAATCTTATTTTAATGACTTTATACGAAGAAACGAATCCAGCCTGGCCCGGGATGCCGAAGGGCGCTTGACCTTTATGACCACCAGTGAATATCAGCTTGGGTTTACCAAGGAGGACTGGCCGGACATCGAGTTCCACAAAACCCGGGAACACAATGAATAG
- a CDS encoding 16S rRNA (uracil(1498)-N(3))-methyltransferase produces the protein MNLILLEDRDFISPDRVRLQDDRCRHIIRVLGAKPGDTLVCGRKNAKIGTGLIVSENMQSVEMEVNLDQDPPAPLPLTLVLSLPRPKMLKRILQSLASLGVKEIFLINSRRVEKSFWDSGVLLQADIERHLALGLCQARDTLVPRVHLKRFFSPFVKEELPELGRNKKRILAHPKAHSFCPVGLNSDTVLVIGPEGGFIDLEVQTLVNKGFESMTMGPRILRVETAVTALVSRLFT, from the coding sequence ATGAACCTTATACTGCTGGAAGATCGCGACTTCATAAGCCCTGATCGGGTAAGGCTCCAGGATGACCGGTGCAGACATATTATCCGGGTGCTCGGGGCAAAACCGGGTGATACCCTTGTATGCGGAAGAAAAAATGCAAAAATAGGCACCGGTCTAATCGTGTCCGAAAATATGCAGTCCGTTGAAATGGAAGTCAACCTTGACCAGGACCCGCCGGCACCTTTGCCCCTGACCCTAGTGCTGTCGTTACCCCGCCCCAAGATGCTTAAACGTATCCTTCAAAGCCTTGCAAGCCTGGGCGTGAAAGAAATTTTTTTGATTAATTCACGGCGGGTGGAAAAAAGTTTCTGGGATTCGGGCGTATTGTTGCAAGCCGATATCGAGCGGCATCTTGCCCTAGGTCTTTGCCAGGCCAGGGATACCCTTGTACCCCGGGTACACCTGAAACGTTTTTTCTCTCCCTTTGTTAAAGAGGAACTGCCGGAACTGGGTAGAAATAAAAAAAGAATTCTTGCCCATCCCAAAGCGCACTCCTTCTGTCCGGTGGGGCTGAATTCTGATACAGTGCTTGTGATCGGACCGGAAGGCGGCTTTATTGATCTTGAAGTCCAGACCCTTGTGAACAAAGGGTTTGAATCCATGACCATGGGTCCCCGGATTTTACGGGTGGAAACTGCAGTAACCGCGCTGGTTTCCAGACTTTTTACCTAA
- a CDS encoding DUF3683 domain-containing protein, with protein sequence MRDPFRKIPFNYTSAGDDQIIVHLFGNEILSTIHLLETLKGTGRSSRLLHRFMGDLFIIRRNAFLFQELVEHPMLRRRLFAEFENDLFNIAGHAEHDEVRIVLDACRSALRQLKTQINSVAKEQARMSRLLSPVIGKANICFDPFNITSHATDATDWRRYSPAAVLRPDREGQIPTLVGKLKKLGFHIIPRGGGTGLTGGATPLAPDCIMINTEKLNTIFPIEYRKTKDGMAYAVMPMEAGVITQDAKDAAAAQGYIFATDPTSAWACTIGGNLAENAGGKTAVLYGTAIDNVLSFRITMPDGHLLTVARQDHPLRKIRYEDTLNFVVKDEKGKILKTIELTGADVRKKGLGKDVTNKVLGGLPGLQKEGCDGIITWAEFILYPEFAHKATCCIEFFGNDMTEAGKVIREICTRFDNSDPALMALEHFDEEYIKAIKYKTKRSVGDRLKAVLLIDMVSNDQALLDQGMRGIETILEAYDKTGLSIAQDRAEAARYWEDRKRLGAIAAHTNAFKLNEDIVLPIDSLADFVRFVDQTNVEEKKYTQGRIIQNILTYLETAIPLSDPQWLGKKVGRIKDIAYGIRKKLDIASRDALEAFIHTKNFHGQIQDHLHGYSLVLSNVERIYNDTLSRLVVIATHMHAGDGNVHVNIPVFSNDKEMLARAHMTADKVMAKAVALDGVVSGEHGIGITKFKYLDENQVKKFDAYRKQVDPNGLMNPGKLSEPDILNKVFTPSFNLMKLEAQILKHGSLSDLAANISHCVRCGKCKPQCPVFYPARNMFFHPRNKNLALGALIEALLYITQRIQSTKFKVLKNLEQIADHCTICHKCLDKCPVNIDSGIISIEEREILKKMDFKHTPVSTQLTLGYLGTRNQTLNPIIRTGLLTAGSSAQRAAVKVAKPISLIPALKEKRVLKLLHAPVSQPGLTTLRAYLPPADRNQAILINPPGKVISTVFYFPGCGSERMFSDISKATIFLLLCQGHQVVLPPPYMCCGYPLKVNARKKEAQKVSLENTIIMTQIRDMFNDLEFSGCIVSCGTCMESLSDQGITDLFDAGLFDISGYLFEHGLTAATPQACLYHAPCHDSLKGMAVAKLARAGIEARDVPYCCSEAGTMALSRPDISYNMFLRKQDAIKTARQGLGTVKPKILTNCPSCVQGLGRQNQVTAVHMAVELAQLTGGADWMKQFRALIRNMEIVTF encoded by the coding sequence ATGCGAGATCCTTTTAGAAAAATACCGTTTAACTATACCTCGGCCGGTGACGACCAGATCATTGTACATTTATTCGGCAATGAAATCCTAAGCACCATTCATCTTCTGGAAACGCTTAAAGGCACAGGACGCTCCTCCCGCCTTCTCCACCGTTTCATGGGGGACCTTTTCATCATTCGCAGGAATGCCTTTTTGTTCCAGGAACTGGTGGAACATCCCATGCTGAGACGGCGGCTGTTTGCCGAATTCGAAAATGACCTTTTCAATATTGCCGGACATGCCGAACACGACGAGGTCCGCATCGTGCTTGACGCCTGCAGATCCGCACTCCGGCAGCTTAAAACACAAATAAATTCCGTGGCAAAGGAACAGGCAAGGATGTCACGGCTGCTTTCCCCTGTGATCGGCAAGGCCAATATCTGCTTTGACCCCTTTAACATTACATCCCATGCCACGGACGCTACGGACTGGCGAAGATACTCGCCTGCAGCCGTACTGCGGCCGGACCGGGAAGGCCAGATCCCCACACTGGTCGGAAAATTAAAAAAATTAGGATTTCATATCATTCCCAGGGGCGGGGGCACGGGGCTGACCGGCGGGGCCACGCCCCTGGCACCGGACTGCATTATGATCAATACGGAGAAACTGAACACAATTTTTCCCATTGAATACCGCAAAACAAAGGACGGCATGGCGTATGCCGTGATGCCCATGGAAGCCGGCGTCATCACCCAGGATGCCAAGGATGCGGCCGCTGCCCAGGGCTATATTTTTGCCACTGATCCCACTTCTGCCTGGGCCTGCACCATTGGCGGCAATCTGGCGGAAAATGCCGGCGGCAAAACAGCCGTGCTCTACGGCACCGCCATTGACAATGTCTTGTCTTTCAGAATCACCATGCCTGACGGTCACCTGCTTACCGTGGCGCGCCAGGACCACCCCTTACGCAAAATCCGGTACGAGGATACGCTTAATTTTGTGGTGAAAGATGAGAAAGGTAAGATCCTTAAAACCATTGAACTGACCGGGGCGGATGTCCGAAAAAAGGGACTGGGCAAGGATGTCACCAATAAGGTGTTAGGCGGTCTGCCCGGGTTGCAGAAAGAGGGGTGTGACGGCATCATCACCTGGGCCGAATTTATCCTCTACCCTGAGTTTGCACACAAGGCGACCTGCTGCATTGAATTTTTCGGCAATGACATGACCGAGGCAGGCAAGGTGATTAGGGAAATCTGTACCCGGTTTGATAACAGCGATCCCGCGCTCATGGCCCTGGAACATTTTGACGAAGAATATATCAAAGCCATCAAATACAAGACCAAGCGGTCCGTGGGAGACCGACTGAAAGCCGTTTTGCTCATTGATATGGTTTCCAATGATCAAGCCCTCCTTGATCAGGGTATGCGTGGTATAGAGACAATCCTGGAAGCCTATGACAAGACCGGACTCTCCATTGCCCAGGACCGGGCCGAAGCGGCCCGTTACTGGGAAGACCGCAAACGGCTCGGTGCCATTGCCGCTCATACCAATGCCTTCAAGCTCAACGAAGATATTGTTCTGCCCATTGACAGTCTGGCCGATTTTGTAAGGTTTGTTGACCAAACCAATGTTGAAGAGAAAAAATACACCCAGGGCCGGATTATTCAAAATATCCTGACATATCTTGAGACGGCCATTCCCCTTTCCGATCCCCAGTGGTTAGGAAAAAAGGTGGGCCGGATCAAGGATATTGCCTACGGTATCCGTAAAAAGCTCGACATTGCGTCCCGGGACGCCTTGGAAGCCTTTATTCACACCAAAAATTTCCACGGCCAGATCCAGGATCACCTGCATGGATACAGCCTTGTTCTCTCGAATGTGGAACGCATTTACAATGACACCTTGAGCCGTCTCGTTGTCATTGCCACACACATGCATGCAGGGGACGGCAACGTACATGTCAATATCCCGGTGTTTTCCAATGATAAGGAGATGCTTGCGCGGGCCCACATGACCGCGGATAAGGTCATGGCAAAAGCTGTGGCCCTTGACGGTGTGGTCTCCGGCGAGCACGGTATCGGTATCACCAAATTCAAATACCTGGATGAGAATCAGGTGAAGAAATTTGACGCATATCGAAAACAAGTGGACCCCAACGGGCTGATGAACCCGGGAAAATTGTCCGAGCCTGATATTTTGAATAAAGTGTTCACCCCGTCATTTAATCTTATGAAACTTGAGGCCCAGATCCTCAAGCACGGATCTTTGTCTGATCTTGCCGCAAACATTTCCCATTGCGTTCGCTGCGGCAAATGCAAGCCCCAGTGCCCGGTATTTTATCCGGCAAGGAACATGTTTTTCCATCCCAGGAATAAAAACCTTGCCCTGGGCGCTTTGATCGAGGCGTTGCTTTACATTACCCAGCGGATCCAGTCCACAAAATTCAAGGTACTCAAAAATCTTGAACAGATTGCCGATCACTGCACCATTTGCCACAAGTGCCTTGACAAGTGTCCGGTAAATATTGATTCCGGGATTATTTCCATTGAGGAACGTGAAATCCTTAAAAAAATGGATTTCAAGCATACGCCCGTATCCACCCAATTAACCCTTGGCTATCTGGGTACCCGCAACCAGACATTGAACCCGATCATTCGTACAGGGCTTTTGACAGCCGGCAGTTCTGCCCAGCGTGCGGCGGTGAAAGTTGCAAAACCCATCTCTTTGATACCGGCGTTAAAGGAAAAAAGAGTACTAAAGTTGCTGCACGCCCCGGTATCCCAACCCGGACTTACCACGCTTCGGGCATACCTGCCCCCTGCGGACAGAAACCAGGCCATTTTAATAAATCCTCCCGGAAAAGTTATTTCCACGGTGTTTTATTTTCCAGGATGCGGCAGTGAGCGCATGTTTTCCGATATCTCAAAGGCAACCATTTTTCTGCTGCTTTGCCAGGGCCACCAGGTGGTGCTGCCGCCCCCATACATGTGCTGCGGGTACCCGCTGAAGGTCAATGCCCGGAAAAAGGAGGCCCAAAAAGTGTCGCTTGAGAACACCATTATCATGACCCAGATTCGGGATATGTTCAATGACCTTGAGTTTTCCGGCTGCATTGTCTCCTGCGGCACCTGCATGGAATCGTTGTCCGATCAGGGTATAACAGACCTGTTTGATGCAGGCCTGTTTGATATTTCAGGATATCTGTTTGAACATGGTCTGACAGCAGCGACGCCCCAAGCTTGCCTTTATCATGCCCCCTGCCATGACAGTTTGAAAGGTATGGCAGTTGCAAAGTTGGCCCGGGCCGGAATTGAGGCCCGGGACGTGCCTTACTGCTGTTCTGAAGCCGGAACCATGGCGTTGTCCCGGCCGGATATCAGTTACAACATGTTTTTAAGGAAACAGGATGCCATAAAGACGGCACGTCAGGGCCTGGGTACGGTAAAGCCAAAAATATTGACCAATTGCCCTTCCTGTGTCCAGGGTTTAGGCCGCCAGAACCAGGTGACTGCCGTGCACATGGCCGTTGAACTGGCACAGCTAACAGGCGGTGCGGACTGGATGAAACAGTTCCGGGCATTGATCAGAAACATGGAAATCGTTACCTTCTGA